The following proteins are encoded in a genomic region of Asterias amurensis chromosome 5, ASM3211899v1:
- the LOC139937239 gene encoding major facilitator superfamily domain-containing protein 6-like produces the protein MYNPGDDTLVIERKDVVDTETEDEDDDASSSSGKRYKGYCYGRLNPDLLLCKIFYFTFYGSYGSLYPLIAIYFKQLGLTATESGILVGIRPFVEFCAAPMWGAVADTWRKAKFILLLSLVSWLVFTEAVAFIEPGNTVCVMLNTTNPNITVVVDSTGVRITHVESVPKGHVEVVDISVKKRKYSNIRQDDVSFLNESFTQRNELFTTDENSVSTPPIKAKKPLDRTLTFIKYKYENTKSVFILLLLFMIVGEFFSSPTITLADSATLGYLGHQRMELYGRQRMFGSLAWGLIMFLEGLILERTKIVSVECDGYAMQEKENYLTCFGTYAVLITCSFFIATQLSFTYQAAEKKKLPTYKDQSSDELILLQQLNTSRKRKETYTSKKKKQLVLENSDDGEPKYSEVLGLYASVKYGTVLYVVWFAGFGFGFLFTFLYWHLKQLGGPPTLFGVASIVNHSSEVTGYFFSSWLIRKMGHIPLICLGLMCFAVRFIVISWLVNPWWVLVVESLQGLTHAAIWAASTSYIGAATSQKNRSSAQGILQGVYHGLGRGCGAIFGGLIISSYGTVTAFRGIGVSYLVVVLIFAFVQFMENNNDEKDKTDDEEDALSQVTQETDLTREDEGATSRLEEDSDLDGSGTE, from the exons ATGTATAATCCTGGAGACGATACTCTAGTCATTGAGAGGAAGGATGTTGTAGACACTGAAACAGAAGATGAAGACGATGATGCGTCTTCATCCTCAGGGAAAAGATACAAAGGATACTGCTATGGTAGACTTAATCCAGACCTCCTCCTCTGTAAGATATTCTATTTCACCTTCTACGGTTCTTACGGAAGCTTGTATCCACTCATCGCAATCTACTTCAAGCAACTTGGTCTCACTGCTACTGAGAGTGGTATCCTCGTTGGTATCAGACCATTTGTGGAGTTCTGTGCTGCGCCAATGTGGGGTGCGGTGGCTGATACATGGCGTAAGGCTAAGTTTATCTTGCTACTTTCACTCGTTTCGTGGTTGGTGTTCACTGAAGCTGTAGCTTTCATCGAACCTGGGAATACAGTTTGTGTCATGTTGAATACTACCAACCCTAATATTACTGTTGTTGTGGATAGTACTGGCGTCAGGATAACTCATGTTGAAAGTGTCCCTAAAGGACATGTGGAGGTGGTTGACATTTCTGTCAAGAAGAGAAAATATTCGAATATACGTCAAGACGATGTAAGTTTTCTTAACGAGTCATTCACTCAAAGAAATGAGCTGTTTACTACCGATGAGAACAGTGTTTCCACGCCTCCAATTAAAGCCAAAAAACCCTTGGATCGTACATTGACTTTTATCAAGTACAAATATGAGAACACTAAAAGTGTATTTATTCTACTTCTTCTGTTTATGATTGTTGGCGAGTTCTTCAGCTCACCAACTATCACCCTTGCCGACTCGGCCACCCTGGGTTACCTCGGCCACCAAAGGATGGAGTTATACGGTCGTCAGAGAATGTTTGGCTCCTTGGCCTGGGGTCTTATCATGTTTCTTGAAGGCCTGATCTTAGAAAGGACCAAGATAGTGAGTGTAGAATGTGATGGTTATGCGATGCAAGAAAAGGAAAATTACCTTACTTGTTTCGGTACGTATGCTGTGCTGATCACATGTTCATTCTTCATAGCCACTCAACTTTCTTTCACGTACCAAGCAGCGGAAAAGAAGAAACTCCCAACGTATAAAGATCAATCGTCCGATGAATTGATTCTGTTGcaacagcttaataccagtCGAAAACGCAAAGAAACATACACCagtaagaagaagaaacaattggTCCTTGAAAACAGCGACGATGGGGAGCCGAAATACAGCGAGGTTCTTGGCTTGTACGCCAGCGTCAAATACGGAACTGTGTTGTACGTCGTCTGGTTTGCAGGCTTCGGGTTTGGGTTCCTCTTTACATTTCTCTATTGGCATCTCAAGCAGCTTGGAGGACCACCGACCCTGTTTGGAGTTGCATCTATCGTCAATCATTCATCTGAAGTGACTGGATATTTCTTTAGTAGTTGGTTGATACGGAAGATGGGTCATATTCCATTGATATGTTTGGGATTGATGTGTTTCGCTGTTCGGTTTATTGTCATCTCGTGGCTGGTGAATCCATGGTGGGTGCTCGTTGTGGAATCTTTACAAG GATTAACCCATGCTGCTATATGGGCTGCTAGTACATCTTACATCGGAGCAGCCACCTCCCAGAAGAATCGCTCGTCTGCCCAAGGCATTCTCCAGGGTGTGTACCACGGATTAGGCCGTGGATGTGGAGCTATCTTCGGCGGCTTGATCATATCATCATACG GTACCGTCACTGCCTTCCGAGGTATAGGAGTGTCTTACCTGGTCGTGGTTCTCATCTTTGCCTTTGTTCAATTTATGGAGAATAATAACGATGAGAAAGACAAAACAGATGATGAGGAGGACGCCCTCTCGCAGGTGACTCAAGAGACGGATTTAACTCGCGAAGATGAGGGCGCCACCTCGCGTTTAGAGGAGGATAGCGATTTGGATGGAAGCGGAACAGAATGA